ACACTGCTAGAGAACTAGCTAGAACCGAAGGCATGCTCGTAGGATACACTTCAGGTGCCGCGATGCAAGCAATTAAGCAGCTTGAAGAAGATGGTGAATTTAGTGAAAATGATAAAGTTGTTATAATTTTTCCCGATCATGGAGCAAGATATATGAGTAAAGTTTATAGTGATAAATGGATGAGTGACCAAGGATTTTTTGATAGCATCAATGAAGTTGCAGAAAACATTCAGTATATAAAATAACTTCTTTATGAAGTTTGTTCAAAGAGATTATCTTTTACTATAAATGTAAAAAATGATCTCTTTTTTCATTTAACAAATAATTGAGCAGTAAAAATTATGTTCAATGCGAATAAATATTTAATTTCGCGCCAATTGACTTCAAACCAAACTTACTTTTTTTTATATCATTTTCGACGTTAATATGATGTTGATGGAAAGTGTTAGAGTTTAAAGTTTACCATAACTTAATCGCAACAAGATTTATAATAAATGAGAGATTTATTTGATAAAATTTATAAGGATAAGGGACCATTAGGAAAATGGGCGTCTCAAGCTGAAGGCTATTTTGTTTTTCCAAAGCTAGAAGGTGAAATTTCAAATCGTATGAAATTTCAAGGGAAAGACGTAATCACTTGGAGTATTAATGATTACCTAGGTTTAGCCAATCATCCAGAAGTAAGAAAGGTGGATGCTGAAGCGGCTGCGCAATACGGATCTGCGTATCCAATGGGGGCTAGAATGATGTCTGGACACACCGACTTACATGAAAAACTTCAAAACGAATTGGCCTCTTTCGTTCAGAAAGAAGCAGCTTATCTTTTAAATTTTGGTTATCAAGGTATGGTGTCTACAATAGACGCATTGGTAGCAAAAGATGATATTATTGTTTATGATGTAGATGCACATGCTTGTATTATTGATGGTGTACGTTTACACATGGGTAAGCGTTTTACATATAAGCACAATGATGTAGAAAGTTTAGAGAAAAATTTAGAACGTGCTACAAAAATGGCCGAACAAACCGGAGGTGGAATTTTGGTTATTTCTGAAGGTGTATTTGGTATGCGAGGAGAGCAAGGACGTTTAAAAGAAATTGTTGCACTTAAAAAGAAATTCAACTTTAGATTATTTGTTGATGATGCTCATGGTTTTGGAACTTTAGGAGCTACTGGTGCAGGAGCAGGAGAAGAGCAAGGTGTTCAAGCTGATATTGATGTGTATTTTGCCACTTTCGCAAAATCCTTAGCTAGTACAGGAGCTTTTATTGCTGGAGATCAGGAAATTATTGACTATTTAAAATATAATTTACGCTCGCAAATGTTTGCAAAATCATTGCAAATGCAATTGGTGGTTGGAGCACTTAAGCGTTTAGAAATGCTTAAAACCATGCCTGAATTGAAAAATAAATTATGGGAGAATGTGAATGCCTTGCAGTCTGGTTTAAAGGAACGTGGATTTGATATTGGTACGACACAAAGTTGTGTGACTCCTGTGTATTTA
This genomic interval from Tamlana carrageenivorans contains the following:
- a CDS encoding aminotransferase class I/II-fold pyridoxal phosphate-dependent enzyme, which produces MRDLFDKIYKDKGPLGKWASQAEGYFVFPKLEGEISNRMKFQGKDVITWSINDYLGLANHPEVRKVDAEAAAQYGSAYPMGARMMSGHTDLHEKLQNELASFVQKEAAYLLNFGYQGMVSTIDALVAKDDIIVYDVDAHACIIDGVRLHMGKRFTYKHNDVESLEKNLERATKMAEQTGGGILVISEGVFGMRGEQGRLKEIVALKKKFNFRLFVDDAHGFGTLGATGAGAGEEQGVQADIDVYFATFAKSLASTGAFIAGDQEIIDYLKYNLRSQMFAKSLQMQLVVGALKRLEMLKTMPELKNKLWENVNALQSGLKERGFDIGTTQSCVTPVYLKGSIPEAMALVRDLRENYGIFCSIVVYPVIPKGMILLRLIPTATHTLEDVSETLDAFDAIRERLENGTYKRLSAAVMAAMGE